Sequence from the Actinocatenispora sera genome:
GCCAACACGTCTCCGCCATCACGCGAGCAGCCGACCTCCCATCAACATCCGGCCCCCTTCTGCGAGAGGCCGCGCAGAACCTGTGGCTGCATGGTCCGGACTGGGACGCACGGGGCGCTCTCGTCGTTGTCTCATGGCAGGAGAAGCGTCTTTCCGGTGATGGTGCGGGACCCGATCGCCGCGTGGGCTTGGGCGGCGTCCTGGAGAGGGAAGGTCCTCCCGATGGTTGGACGAATGGTTCCCTGAGCGGCGAGGTCGAGGGCACGTTCGGTGAACGAGAACAGTTCATCGGGTGTGGTGCCGATCGCGGCGAGGGGGATCACCGTGATGTTCTTGGCGGCGGCTGTGGTCGGGTCGATCGTGCCCCAGCTCCCGCCCGCGGCGCCGTGCTGGACGTAGCGCCCGCCGGGGCGGATGAGCGTGAGCAGTGCAGGGGTGGTCTGGGCGCCGACACCGTCGAAGACGACACTCATCCCGTCCGGTACCGCGGAACGCAGGCGAGTGGTCCAGTCGTGATCGCGGTAGTTCACGGTGATGTCGGCGCCGAGGGTGCGGGCGTGGTCGAGCTTGTCGCTGCTCCCGGCGAGGGCTGAAACGATCGCACCGGACGCCTTCGCGAGCTGGACGAGGATGCTGCCCACGCCGCCCGCTGCGGCGGTGATGACGACGGTCTGGCCGGGTCTGATGCCGGCGGCGTGGTGCAGACCGACGGCGGTGCGGCCGTCAGCGAGCAGAGCGGTCGCGTCGGGGAGGCCGAGCGGTTCGGGGACGCGGTGCAGGTCGGCGGTGCGGGCCAGCGCGAGGCTGGCGTAGCCGCCGGTGCCTCCGGTGGCGGTGACGACGCGCGCGCCGATCCACGCCGGGTCCACGCCCGGCCCCACGAGATCGATGGAGCCGCCGACACCGTTTCCGGGGACGACTGGGAACGTCGCGGGCGGGGCGACGGGGCTACCGGCGCGGATCAGCGTGTCGATGAAGGTGGTCGCGACGACCTCGACGGCGACCCGTACTTGTCCGGGGCCGGGCTCGGGGTCGGGCAGTACGATCGGGTGCAGTACGTCGGGAGCGCCGGGATGGTCGGCGATCACGGCTCTCATGTCGTGGTCCTCGTTTCTGGATGTCGGTCGTCTGTTGCGGGTGGTCCGGCGGGCAGGAACGGCATGATGACGAGGGCGACGCCGAGAAAGCCCAGCGTCCAGGCGAAGGTGCGCTCGAACGCTGCATCGATCCCGCTGCTGCTTCCAAGGCCGTCGAGGGTGGCGAGGTACCGGTTGAGGATGAGTGCGACGACGACGGTGCCGAACGAGGCGCCCACGCGCTGGACGACAGTGAGCAGGCTGGTGGCCCGCGGGATCGAGGCGGGTTCGACATCGCGGTAGCTGGTCGCGGAGACGGCTACACCGATGCCTCCGAGCCCGGCCCCGAGAGCGACGAGTGCTGCCGACAACACGGTCAGCGATGCGCCGTCGGCGAAGACGAACGTCCCGAGCCCGCTTCCTGCCAGCACGGTGCCGGTGAGCGCAACGATCCGTGGGCCGGCCAGGTCGGCGTAGCGCCCGGCAACCCACAGTCCGGCCATGAGCCCGAGGCCCTGCGGTGCCAGCAGCCAGCCGACCTCGGCCACCGGAAGGCCGCGGGCCTGCTGGTAGAACAGCGGCATGAGCAACATCGGCCCGTACAGGCACGCTCCGGAGAGGAACATCATCATGGTCGCGACCGAGAACGACGGATAGCGGAACAGTCGCAGATCGAGAAGCGCCCGGTCGCCACGGCGTACGGCATGCAGCACGAATCCGACCTGCAGCACGGCACCGCCGGCCAGCAGCACGATCGGAACGGCCAACAGGTCACCGATGAGGGACAGGCCGGCCAGGATCGCCACCGTCGCGGGGACCATCAGTAGCGCGCCGATCCCGTCCAGTGCGCCGGGCCGCTGCACAGGCGCCGGGTGCAGGTGGCGAAAGGCCAGTGCGAGGGCGAGCAGGCACAGTGGCGCGTTCACCAGGAAGATCCACCGCCAACCGAGCGAGCCCAGGATGATCCCACCCAACACGGGACCGAGGATCGGGGCGAGCTGGCCGGGAATGCCGATCAGCCCCATGACTCTGCCCATCCGGCGGGGACCAGCGGCACGGGCGAGCATCGCCTGCACCAG
This genomic interval carries:
- a CDS encoding zinc-binding dehydrogenase — its product is MRAVIADHPGAPDVLHPIVLPDPEPGPGQVRVAVEVVATTFIDTLIRAGSPVAPPATFPVVPGNGVGGSIDLVGPGVDPAWIGARVVTATGGTGGYASLALARTADLHRVPEPLGLPDATALLADGRTAVGLHHAAGIRPGQTVVITAAAGGVGSILVQLAKASGAIVSALAGSSDKLDHARTLGADITVNYRDHDWTTRLRSAVPDGMSVVFDGVGAQTTPALLTLIRPGGRYVQHGAAGGSWGTIDPTTAAAKNITVIPLAAIGTTPDELFSFTERALDLAAQGTIRPTIGRTFPLQDAAQAHAAIGSRTITGKTLLLP
- a CDS encoding DHA2 family efflux MFS transporter permease subunit; translation: MPAISSNVGRIDRALLRLMGVLLVGASVALLDTTIVAVAIADLTKAFDTTVRAAQWATTAYLLAMAAAIPMMGWLTDRWGARRVWLATLLLFLAGSMLCGLAWSIESLIAFRVVQGLGGGLILPLVQAMLARAAGPRRMGRVMGLIGIPGQLAPILGPVLGGIILGSLGWRWIFLVNAPLCLLALALAFRHLHPAPVQRPGALDGIGALLMVPATVAILAGLSLIGDLLAVPIVLLAGGAVLQVGFVLHAVRRGDRALLDLRLFRYPSFSVATMMMFLSGACLYGPMLLMPLFYQQARGLPVAEVGWLLAPQGLGLMAGLWVAGRYADLAGPRIVALTGTVLAGSGLGTFVFADGASLTVLSAALVALGAGLGGIGVAVSATSYRDVEPASIPRATSLLTVVQRVGASFGTVVVALILNRYLATLDGLGSSSGIDAAFERTFAWTLGFLGVALVIMPFLPAGPPATDDRHPETRTTT